A single Pseudomonas sp. DC1.2 DNA region contains:
- a CDS encoding response regulator: MSPVSTAREKIPGGLILVVEDDPLILEFLCEILQDEGFAVVPQNSADAASHYLEQHAGEVRLLLTDITMPGKLNGADLANNFGDLWPDKPIMIMSGYETPESSGVRHAVSFIKKPWALGQLLDCVEGALKLRPPTD, from the coding sequence ATGAGTCCAGTATCGACGGCGCGCGAGAAGATTCCTGGCGGGTTGATTCTTGTGGTGGAGGATGACCCGCTGATTCTGGAGTTTCTCTGCGAAATTCTTCAGGACGAGGGCTTTGCCGTGGTGCCGCAGAACAGTGCAGATGCGGCGTCGCATTACTTGGAGCAACACGCCGGTGAGGTCAGGCTGTTGCTGACGGACATCACCATGCCCGGCAAGCTGAACGGCGCCGATTTGGCGAATAACTTCGGTGATCTCTGGCCGGACAAACCGATCATGATCATGTCCGGCTATGAAACCCCTGAAAGCTCCGGGGTCCGGCATGCGGTGTCGTTCATCAAGAAGCCCTGGGCGCTAGGGCAGTTGCTGGATTGCGTTGAAGGTGCCTTGAAGTTGCGCCCGCCGACTGACTGA